The Macaca fascicularis isolate 582-1 chromosome 11, T2T-MFA8v1.1 genome includes a region encoding these proteins:
- the LOC123567632 gene encoding uncharacterized protein gives MYHTNIFTQLEPTPLLPLLASPALPPALLRPEGAGAPGGRQLRKSRARLPRIRPGREGAGVGRRNRDPAEPGSLRPTGLGFPARAGQGRVQGAAPGRRLRGKPQTPPGRSGPSGGVSSGAEQGAAAAGHKLGAGFSVRKGPGPPPRLPPAPPGPRLRPAIPHDPTSRRPRRLLTYAPPSRKLPPPLPLRRSRWVLAPPAAARPRPRVLTPPFTLRCALPKRGSRTPSTRSAGLAGRVVGLSTELTRTPSSRRAHGSICCLTSARPPLPVLSALQTLFLGLRPLSPRCLPFKLGVKLSASLGSSGHPSAWFCLPSLPPLLGELDRIVTEHATVSLAAACGPLTRVRMQREGGCLQTRKRALTRNPSNCHLELGLPSLQNCEG, from the exons ATGTACCACACCAACATCTTCACCCAGCTGGAGCCTACTCCTTTGCTCCCCCTGCTGGCTTCCCCAgcccttcctcctgccctcctcaGGCCA GAGGGCGCAGGCGCTCCGGGCGGGCGGCAGCTGCGGAAAAGCCGCGCGAGGCTTCCCAGAATCCGGCCCGGGCGGGAAGGCGCAGGAGTGGGGAGGCGGAACCGCGACCCCGCAGAGCCCGGGTCCCTGCGCCCCACAGGCCTCGGCTTCCCTGCTAGGGCCGGGCAAGGCCGGGTGCAGGGCGCGGCCCCAGGGAGGAGGCTCCGGGGCAAGCCCCAGACGCCTCCCGGGCGGTCGGGGCCCAGCGGCGGCGTCAGCAGTGGAGCCGAGCAAGGTGCCGCGGCCGCGGGACACAAGCTTGGCGCAGGCTTCTCGGTCAGGAAGGGTCCTGGTCCTCCCCCccgcctccctccagcccctcccgGTCCCCGACTTCGCCCCGCCATCCCCCACGACCCCACTTCCCGCCGCCCCCGACGCCTCCTCACCTACGCGCCACCCTCCCGGAAGCTCCCGCCGCCGCTTCCGCTTCGCCGGAGCCGCTGGGTCCTAGCCCCGCCGGCCGCAGCCCGCCCGCGCCCCCGGGTCCTAACGCCGCCGTTCACCCTGCGCTGCGCCCTCCCCAAGCGCGGCTCCCGGACCCCGTCGACCCGGAGCGCTGGCCTAGCGGGCCGAGTCGTGGGCCTGAGCACGGAGCTCACGCGCACTCCGAGCTCCCGACGTGCACACGGCTCCATCTGTTGTCTTACGAGCGCCAGGCCGCCCTTACCCGTGCTTTCTGCTCTGCAGACCCTCTTCCTAGGCCTCCGTCCTTTGTCCCCTCGCTGCCTTCCCTTCAAGCTCGGGGTCAAGCTGTCCGCCAGCCTCGGCTCCTCCGGGCATCCCTCGGCCTGG ttTTGTCTGCCTTCCCTGCCCCCTCTTCTGGGGGAGTTGGATCGAATTGTAACAGAACATGCCACTGTCTCACTGGCTGCAGCGTGTGGTCCCCTCACCAGAG TGAGGATGCAaagagaaggtggctgtctgcaaaccaggaagagagccctcaccaggaacccgTCCAACTGCcaccttgaacttggacttccaagcctccagaactgtgagggatAA